Below is a window of Candidatus Zixiibacteriota bacterium DNA.
ATTATCGATTGTATGGAAGCAGTTATTTTGCGAGTGTGGGCGTCGTCTATGTAACTGGTTTCGTTACCGGTCACAAAGAGCATATCGGTGTAGTCTCTATATTGTACATTTTGACAAGGAGAACTGGCAAACAACCGAGAGAAATCGGTACTGTCCGATGAATAGCCAAGCTCGGATTCCCACAACCGTCCCAGTGAGAAATTCCCAAAGCGGACCAGATCAGCAAGCGGTGATTCACAAACCACTGAACTGAAGAGATTTGGCTTGTGTAACATGGCCGATATAACTGTCAACCCTCCGATGCCACTCCCAAAGATTGCCATCCTGGATGAATTTGTATACTTTTGCTCAGTCAGCCATTCTGCCGCCGCCACACAGTCATTGACAGCGATAACCCTATTCTCACTTACCGCCGCGCGATGCCACTCCGAGCCAAACTCACCCCCTCCGCGAAGATTCAGCACAGCGAGAAGACCGCCATTTTCAAGCCAGATCTGATTTATTTCGCTGAAAAATGGAAGCATGCTTTTGCCTTGGCCGCCAGGGGCGATAATCAGAGCCGCATGCGAACCATCGAGGGATAATCCTTTGCGGTGCGTGATAAACATCGGGATTTCAACGCTGTCACTCGATTGATACCAAACCTGTTTGGTTACGAATTGATCCCGCTTCATCTTATTTGCGCTTTCAACCCAGATTCCCTTGCTCCCGTTTGCGACAGAATACCAATAAATCTCCGGGGGGTGGACAAACGAACTGTACTCGAAAAAGAGAGTGTCGCTTGAGTAGAGACCCGAAGGCAGACCGATCGTTCCGATTTCTGAAAACGTGAACTCCCGAGTAAAGGCTCCTTCAAGGTCAAAGAACTTTAAGGCTGTGAGCACACCTTGGAGGTATCGAACACATATTTGGCTTCCAGAGAATGTCACGGCATCAATCACTCCGGCCTCTTCGGGTAAAAACTCGAGCCAGTTTTCCTGTCGCGGGTTTTGCGCTTCGACGACAAGAAGCCGCCCGTACGGGGCCTGCCAATCTGTATGCAAATAGATGCGATTGCCGAGAGCATAAGGAATAAATCGGGCGTCGATATTATTGACAACCGTAACAATCGAATCTGGTTTATACGGGTCGAGTAGATAAACCTCGGTGCGAAGCGCGCCAAAGCCGTGATGGACAGTCAGAGTAACATGACGGCCGAATTGAGATTTTGAGAGTGAGATGTATTTATTGCTTTCGTACCCTTGTCCAAATATAAGAGAGTCTGTCTGGGACGCCGAACCAATCCGGTGATAGTACACACGAGGGCCATCGATCTCCTGCCGGCTGTAATACAAGCCCGTTCTCTGAGGTGATAGAATTACCGAGCCTGCAAAATAGATCGACGCCGCAAGGCTATCAGGCAATGTCAGAGCTTTGTCGACATCGAATATTCGAATCGTTGTCTCTTGAGCGCCGTTGCTGCGCAGGGCATATACAAGGAGATTGCCTTCGCTCGAAAAATCAATAAGCTCTATAGTGGTGGAAAGAGCGCTGTCGATTATTTTCGGGTCGAGAAGCATTCGCTCGGCTCCATCCACACCAATTCTCATGTAGAGCGCAGGAAGAGCCGCGCCTGCATTTCGTTTGAGATAAAAAAATCGTCCGTTGGCTTCGCGCGGCAGTTCTGTTTTTTCTAACGCCTGGAGAACCTGCAGACGGTGGAGGATATCTCCGTTTAGGTCACTTTGACTCAGGCAGGCACGGGCATAAATATGTTGGGAGTCCAGCCACTCTTGCGCTTTTTTGCCCCCCCCGTTTTCGAGCCAGCGAAATGGATCAGTTACTGTGATGCCATGAATGGTTTCGATAACTGTGTCCGGTTTGCCAAATCCCTGTACATGGCCGGTGGTGCAAAATTCGGTGGCAAACGTTTCAGTAGGAATTATTAAAGCAAGGAGAATAAGCAGTCGGGAAATGTTAGCGCGAATCATGCGCTGAATATAACATGAATATACATTTCATACGGTAAATAAAAAGGCCGGTCTGTTTTTACAGACCGGCACGAATAATCAATACGCACGTGATTTATTTCAGGTGCTTGGAGACCAATTTGGTCATTTCAAACATTGAAACTTTTGTCTTGCCACCGAAAATCTGCTTGAGTTTGTCATCGGCATTTATCATACGACGATTGACATTGTCTTGCAGTTTGTTGCTCTTGATATACGCCCAAAGCTTTCTTGTGACTTCAGTGCGCGGGATCGGCGAGTTACCGACCACTGCGCCGAGTTCAGGCGAGAGCGACATCGGACGCATAAACGCCGCATTCGGTTTGCGTTTTACTTTTGGCTTCGCGGCTTTTTTCGCGACAGCTTTTCTCGGAGCGGCCTTACGGACTGGGCTCTTCTTTGCTGTGGCTTTTCTGGCTGGCGATTTCTTCACAGTCGCCTTGCGGGCTGTGCTCTTCTTTGCTCCGCTTTTCTTAGCGGCTTTCTTCGTTGCTTTCTTGGCTACTGCCATGTGTTGCTCCTTTACCCTAATGGTTGGTTAAGTGGTTTAAAAACCCTGTTTACTCTTACGCATCGATCTCTGACAAAACATCGAATGTGTTGCTCTTCGAGCTTTGTCATAGGTAAAGTGTATTTTGTTTTTATTTTCAGCGCAAGAAAAAAGAGCAATGAATCGTATTTTTTTGAAGGTTTTCAGAGGGAAAACAGGGAAATATAGGGATTTCTCGCCTATGCTTGCAGTGAAACCAGCTCGATAATTGGCGCTTCGGTCGGACATCCGAGGCGAAATGGGAACCAATGCCCCGCCCCACAGGTGGTATAGAGGCGGCTTTCACCCTGAGCATATTCACCCCAGAGGTATCTGTCGGGGAAATAGTTCTCGAAGATTGACCGCCCCATAACCCCCACCTGGCCGCCATGAGTGTGCCCGGCAAGAGTCAATGGTATGGAGCGCTCTGCCGCATAATCAAAGGCATCCGGCCGATGGGACATGAGAATAACAAAATCCTCGTCCTGTGCGGACTGGAGTGTTTGGTCGATTGTCCGCTTGAAAAAGGCTTCGTCCTTGGCTCCCATGCTTCGTGGGTCATCGATTCCGCCTATAAACAACTGTGAGCCTCCGACCGGGATCCGAAGCCCCTCGTTTACAAAGAGGGGCAGGGTCGATTTATCGAATATCCGCCGAACCTCCGTCACCCCTCGGAAATACTCGTGATTACCAAGGCTCGCGTAACAACCCAGCCTTGGTTTCATCTCATCTATCATTTTAAGCGCTTCAGGCAGCAAACGGAGATCGTCGGCTATGTCACCTGTCACAAGGATAAGGTCGGGCTTGTGTTCTGATGCCGAAGCGATTACCTGACGCAGGTCATCGAGGGTGACATAGTGGTACAGATGGAGGTCTGAAAGCTGAAGAATCTTCAATCCTTCCAAATCCTGCGGGAGCGATGTGAAACCAATTGGTTTCCTGACTATACTAATGGGACTAAATGCGTGCAAAGTTCCTCCGGTTGTTATGCCCAAAGTTGCCAACGGTACTACTGCCGCGGCGCCTTTGAGGAAAAGACGTCGACGCCGGTCAACATGTGAATCCTCTACGTTTCGATGTCGAACGAAACGGTCAATAAGACGATCTACCCAGTGCAGAATGCCGGAAATGGGAAGAGAAAGCATGAGTCCCAGTTCACTGAGGATAATAAGGCCGATAAGCAATCGAGCCACAACGGCAAGCCACATAAGCTGGTAGTATTCACCCAGAGCCCAGAGGCCAATCATGACCAATCCTGAGAGAGGGAGCCCCCAGGCAAGACGACGGATTACTTTCTTCTGCCACCATGATTTGTTTAGCGTGCGCAGGAGCAGAAGCTCTATCAGTCCCAGCGCCAAAATGAGCACACCGCCAAAGATTACAGGATAGAAAGTTCTCATAGATAATTTTACGAAACCAATACTGGAGAGTTGGGTTTCAGATCTACTATATCTATATATGGAAGGAGACGGATATGAGATCTAAACAAGGACATACCAGCATAGAACCATCCAAGAGATAGCAGGGTTTCAATAAGAGTGTTGTTTATTTGCAGTTTGATCTGTACCAATTGGCCGGTTCCATTATCGTTTTCTATTGCAGAAGCTTGATTTTCCGGCCTATTTGCGTATGTTGAAAGATAAGTGAGCAAGTAAGTAATGATTAAAACAGAAAAAACTAAATCGAGCAGGGAGTTGGCAAAACCGGCCAAAGCCCCATTTCGGGAACGTCTCAGGCAGAAACTTCGCTTTCCCAAGTCTTGGAAAGAAGTCAAATCCCGCGGCTGGAAATTTATCCTCGCCTTTTTCCTCTTTTATCTTATCCGGGACACGATTCTCTATATTATTATCCCGTACCTCATTTACGAAGGCATAATCAGCATCTAATCAAACAAAGCCTCACGACCGCGAGGTATTGGTTAACTCACTCGCGGCTCAAATTGCTGAGTTTTATCATACCACTCGTCGGCTCTATATCCCGTAGATTTCTCCGTATTTTTTATTCATATACTCTACAAGCGGTTTATGGGACAAGGTTTGTCCGGTCACTTTCTTCCCAAGTTCTTTGGCTACGAATCTTTTCCCATGCGTGTGGATATTCTTACGCAGCCAGGCGAGCAGTTTACTGAAATCCCCTTGAGCGAATTGACCCATCAAGTCGGGAATATCCTTCTTGGCTTGGGCAAAAAATTGTGCTGAATAGAGATTGCCGAGAGTGTGGGTCGGGAAATAACCAATCAATCCCGCGGACCAATGGACATCCTGAAGACAGCCGTTGCTGTCCTTGTCGACCGTCAGACCGAAATACTTTTTGAAGCGGCTGTTCCATTCGCCGGGAAGGTCGGATGCCTTGAGATCGCCGGACATGAGGGCGCGTTCAAGCTCATAGCGAAGCAAAATATGGAGATTATAGGTCGCTTCGTCAGCTTCGACTCTGATAAACGAAGGCGTGACATAGTTAATCGCGCCATAGAACTCGTTCAGGTCAACATCTTTGAGCGATTCCCTGAATATCCGTTTTGCTTGGGGCAGAAAATAAGCCCAGAACTCTTTGGAGCGGCCAACCTGATTTTCCCACATCCGCGACTGCGACTCATGGATACCGAGCGAGACCGCTTCGCCCATCGGTGATCCGAAATATTTATCTTTTTCTATACCCATCTCATACAACGCGTGGCCGGCTTCGTGCATTACACCAAAAAGGGCGTCGTTGAGGCGTTTTGGATTGTAACGCGTGGTGATACGGGTGTCGTTAATGCCAAAGCCGCTGCAGAACGGATGGGTGGTAATATCGAGCCGTCCGGCATCGAAATCAAAACCGATTGCCGCCGCAACCGCCTCGCCAAAGACTTTTTGGAGTTCGACATCGTATTCGCGCTCAACTATAGTAACATCGGGTTTTTTCTGCGCGTTTTTGACCCGCTCGACAAGGTCAACCAGATCGACGCGAAGTTCTTCAAAAACTTTTGAAATCTCATCGACTGTGGCGCCCGGCTCGTAAATATCGAGCAGGGCATTGTAGCGTTCACCTTGCCAGCCGTAGGCGTCGGCGACTTGGCGGGTGAGGTCGAGAACTTTTTCAAGCGACGGCAGAAACATTTTGAAATCGGATTTCTTGCGAGCCTCGACCCAAATACCTTGGGCAATTGTCGTCTCACGGGTTATTTCTTCAACGAGTTCTTTCGGCAGTTTGGTCGCTTTGTCGTAGTCACGGCGGATTTCGCGAATATTGACCGCTTCGACTGACTCGGGATTTTTCCCAAAGCCGTTGCTTTCGGCTTTTGAGAGCAGTTCGCCGATTTTGGGCGAAGTGAACTTCTCGTGGCTGAGTCCGGCAAGCACACCGAGCTGTTCGGCGCGGAAGGCCGAGCCTTTTTTGGGCATGTAGGTGCGTTCGTCCCAACCGAGGACTCCGCCGCATGATCCGAGCACGGCGACTTCGCGGGTCTGTTTGATTAGCTGCTGATAGGCTTCTTGGGCTGTCATTTTCTCTTGCTCCTTTACTCTATTGCATGGCGCAATTGGCGATTCTGAAATTATATGCGGCGAAGATACAAAAGGGGGATACAGAACGCAAGAGGGGGGGCCAGCCACGAAGTGTTGATATTCGTGCGGGCAGACACGACAAAATGTAACACATGAATCAAAGCAGACGCCCTATCCCGTCATTGCGAGTTTCACTTTCTTAAGTGAAACGTGGCAATCTCATATTCTCTTCCATACAGAAAAGACGTCAGGATCGCTGGGATCCTGACCTACTAATATCGGATAATATGAGATTGCCGCGCCCCCGCCGTGGAGGGTCGCGTCTGGGACGGCGCTCCTCGCAACGACATATTGGAAATGTCTTCTTTGATTCTTCGTGCGGGACGTCCCGGTCGCGCACCCTGTGACCGTCAGGTCATCCACCTGCGGCGGACTTCGGAAGCCTTAGCACCTATATCTTTGCTCAAGCAAGGACATAGCCAAGACCAAACGGAAGATTTAACTGAGATTGCCGCGCCCCCCGCCGTGGAGGGTCGCGTCTGGGACGGCGCTCCTTACAACAACACAGCCGGTGGTGTCAGGCGTCCCCGACGGAGCGGTTATCCCGTTCTCCTGAGCATGTTACAAAATAGGTAGTCTGACGTCATCAGGCCCGCTGTCTGTAACCTCGGACAATACAAGCCGGGCCTTTCAGTAAAAGAATCATCCCCACATAGATGCCAATCAGGCTGAAAAGACGTATGGGAGTGTCCTTGAGCCCGTGTCCAATGTGCAATCCGACAATGCATAGTATAAACAACAATGCCAACGAGTCATGGAACAGAGACTTTCCACTCTCAATCACATTCTGCCAATGGGCCACAATAGCGATATAGGGTACGACGAGGAGGAGCAGATGATGCGCCTCGGACATTGGGAAAGTGAGCGGAATTACCGTTACTATGGCGGCAAAGGTTACGAATCGACCCCACTTGTTTTCCCTCGTCCCTTTTTTGCGGCCATATAGAATGATCGGAGCGCAGAGCATCGCCGCAATGGCGCACACCACGGCGATTTTCAATGGAGGGTACCAGGCGATATGGAAGATGTAGCTCAAAGTGGAGAGAATTGAAAACGACTTAAAACCGCCCTCGAAATCCGAGCCGGTAATGGCTGGCATGACATCGCTCACGAAATATCGATAGTAATCCAGACTGTGTGGATTGACAAGCCACGGGATCACGACTGTGAAAAGCGCCATCAGCGGGAAAAAATAGAAAACCGTCCGATACTGCCGCATCAACAGCGGCAAGAGCAGACATAGACCCGGGGAAATTTTTATTGATGCTGCGGCTGCGAGAAATAGCGCTCCCCAGAACATCTTGTTTCGATCAATCAGAAGGAAAAAGGCGACAGTGCCTCCAAGGACGAACAAATTCACCTGACCGTTCAGGAATTCATCTTGGAAGGACGGATGAAGCATCACGACAATCAAACAGAGAGGCAGGAAATGTCTCTTGAGCGCTTCTATATGGGAGCGATCCCCGTACAAATATTTCCAGCATCCTGTCAAAGCAAAAGAGAAAGAGAGGCACAGACCGAGCGACCAGATAGCTGCGCTCAGTCCTTTGAGCGCAGCACCGGACATAAGCAACTGAAATGGCCAGACGATCAGCAAAAGAAAAAGCGGATAGATATATCGCCGTGATTCTGCGACATACGGATTCCCGCCGTTGAAAAAACAGTCGGAGGCCCGAATATAGGATGTGAGATCGATCGTATCGAACTTGTTGATATTTCGGATGCACTGGTAAAAGAAAAGCGCCAGCGAAGCCATCGCAGTAAAAATCACCAGATATCGAAGCAGAGAAATGATTTTCAGGGTGCGATCATTCACAGAGACAAGATAGTCCCCAACCGGAGCACAGTCAAACAATTCGAGTGACTTCTATGAAGCCGCTCCTCGCAGCGATTCAGAATCGACCGTTTGCTTTAATTTCTTGTGCCACACTCCACCGCGGCGGACGGTGTGATCTTTATCTTGGCAAGTACCGGGCGTCTCCTCGATATTTTCTGGCACTCCACCGCTTGCGGTGTGTCTTTAATATTTGTATTCTGTCACGAATTAGACTGCACAACAAAGGAAACCTATGCCACGCGTCCATACGCCCGAAGCCGATGCCTTGCTCGACAAAGAATTTAATGTCCTGGATCATGGCTTTGTCCGTCTTGTAGACTACATGGGTTCCGACGAAGCCATCGTGCAGGCCGCGCGTGTCAGCTATGGCGCCGGAACAAAAAAACTGCAGGAAGATCGCGGTCTCATCCGCTATCTGATGCGCCATAAGCACACCACACCATTTGAGATGGTGGAGTTTAAGTTTCACGTGAAACTTCCGATTTTTGTCGCTCGTCAATGGATTCGCCACCGCTCGGCCAATGTCAACGAGTACTCGGGCCGCTATTCGGTTATGAAAGAAGAGTTCTACCGACCTAAAGCCGAGGACATCCATTTTCAGTCAAAAACCAATAAACAGGGGAGGTCAAGCGATGCCGTCCCCGATGAGGTAAAGGCTGAACTGCGAAGCTACCTTGCCGAGTCCCAAAAACAGTCCTACCAGAAATATCTGGGGTATGTCGAAGCGGGACTTGCGCGGGAATTGGCGCGGATAGCTCTGCCGCTGTCGCTGTATACGGAATGGTATTGGAAAATTGATCTGCATAATCTCTTTCATTTTTTGCGTCTGCGGATGGACAACCATGCTCAGAAAGAGATTCAGGTCTATGCCGAGGTTATGGCTGGGATAGTGAAAAGCGTCACACCGATCGCTTTTCAGGCTTTTGAAGATTATAGCCTCAATGCGGCCATGTTCTCCGGACCCGAGCTTGCGATTCTGAAAGAAAATTTGTCTTCGTTTGATCCGGACATGGCGCAACTTGAATCGGCGGGATTGTCAAAACGTGAAGCGTCTGAGTTTATAGAAAAATTGAAAAGAATCAAGTAGCGGGGGCGCGGGAAGGCGCGGCGAGGAAGTACACCAGCCACGAAAATATGTGGTGCAGTCCGACCTGGCGGACTGCACGTCTATTTACCCTGGATACCCCGCCTTCGCGGGGTATGACATAATAAGAGGGAGCTGACTGTACGGAAAAGAGGCGTCAGTTCAACCACATGCGGAGGACGCCAGGCACTTCAAGACAGTCGGGCATCCGCTGCGGCGGGTTCTCTTCTTTTTGTAGCGATTCCGCCAAGGCGGACAGTGGTTCAGCGATTCTGTGTTCCTCATGAAAAAGCCTTCACCCTCCCCTCTCCCAGGGGTAGAGGGTAATATCGAAACTCACTACATGTCGTTGCGAGGAGCGGCTTCCCAGACGCGACCCTCCACGGCGGGCAGACGCGGCAATCTCAGCTCATCTTCTTCTCTTCCGTGGCGGGTTCGAAGACGGTTCCGCCCTAAGGGTGCGGGTCAGAGAAGCCCCGCACGAAAGATTTAA
It encodes the following:
- a CDS encoding prolyl oligopeptidase family serine peptidase: MIRANISRLLILLALIIPTETFATEFCTTGHVQGFGKPDTVIETIHGITVTDPFRWLENGGGKKAQEWLDSQHIYARACLSQSDLNGDILHRLQVLQALEKTELPREANGRFFYLKRNAGAALPALYMRIGVDGAERMLLDPKIIDSALSTTIELIDFSSEGNLLVYALRSNGAQETTIRIFDVDKALTLPDSLAASIYFAGSVILSPQRTGLYYSRQEIDGPRVYYHRIGSASQTDSLIFGQGYESNKYISLSKSQFGRHVTLTVHHGFGALRTEVYLLDPYKPDSIVTVVNNIDARFIPYALGNRIYLHTDWQAPYGRLLVVEAQNPRQENWLEFLPEEAGVIDAVTFSGSQICVRYLQGVLTALKFFDLEGAFTREFTFSEIGTIGLPSGLYSSDTLFFEYSSFVHPPEIYWYSVANGSKGIWVESANKMKRDQFVTKQVWYQSSDSVEIPMFITHRKGLSLDGSHAALIIAPGGQGKSMLPFFSEINQIWLENGGLLAVLNLRGGGEFGSEWHRAAVSENRVIAVNDCVAAAEWLTEQKYTNSSRMAIFGSGIGGLTVISAMLHKPNLFSSVVCESPLADLVRFGNFSLGRLWESELGYSSDSTDFSRLFASSPCQNVQYRDYTDMLFVTGNETSYIDDAHTRKITASIQSIISVNYPAFYLGQKAHDPAIHSFIERKILLERDILAFFFRFKHSNWPDSFRTE
- a CDS encoding SWIB/MDM2 domain-containing protein — protein: MAVAKKATKKAAKKSGAKKSTARKATVKKSPARKATAKKSPVRKAAPRKAVAKKAAKPKVKRKPNAAFMRPMSLSPELGAVVGNSPIPRTEVTRKLWAYIKSNKLQDNVNRRMINADDKLKQIFGGKTKVSMFEMTKLVSKHLK
- a CDS encoding metallophosphoesterase — translated: MRTFYPVIFGGVLILALGLIELLLLRTLNKSWWQKKVIRRLAWGLPLSGLVMIGLWALGEYYQLMWLAVVARLLIGLIILSELGLMLSLPISGILHWVDRLIDRFVRHRNVEDSHVDRRRRLFLKGAAAVVPLATLGITTGGTLHAFSPISIVRKPIGFTSLPQDLEGLKILQLSDLHLYHYVTLDDLRQVIASASEHKPDLILVTGDIADDLRLLPEALKMIDEMKPRLGCYASLGNHEYFRGVTEVRRIFDKSTLPLFVNEGLRIPVGGSQLFIGGIDDPRSMGAKDEAFFKRTIDQTLQSAQDEDFVILMSHRPDAFDYAAERSIPLTLAGHTHGGQVGVMGRSIFENYFPDRYLWGEYAQGESRLYTTCGAGHWFPFRLGCPTEAPIIELVSLQA
- a CDS encoding carboxypeptidase M32 gives rise to the protein MTAQEAYQQLIKQTREVAVLGSCGGVLGWDERTYMPKKGSAFRAEQLGVLAGLSHEKFTSPKIGELLSKAESNGFGKNPESVEAVNIREIRRDYDKATKLPKELVEEITRETTIAQGIWVEARKKSDFKMFLPSLEKVLDLTRQVADAYGWQGERYNALLDIYEPGATVDEISKVFEELRVDLVDLVERVKNAQKKPDVTIVEREYDVELQKVFGEAVAAAIGFDFDAGRLDITTHPFCSGFGINDTRITTRYNPKRLNDALFGVMHEAGHALYEMGIEKDKYFGSPMGEAVSLGIHESQSRMWENQVGRSKEFWAYFLPQAKRIFRESLKDVDLNEFYGAINYVTPSFIRVEADEATYNLHILLRYELERALMSGDLKASDLPGEWNSRFKKYFGLTVDKDSNGCLQDVHWSAGLIGYFPTHTLGNLYSAQFFAQAKKDIPDLMGQFAQGDFSKLLAWLRKNIHTHGKRFVAKELGKKVTGQTLSHKPLVEYMNKKYGEIYGI
- a CDS encoding glycosyltransferase family 87 protein — its product is MNDRTLKIISLLRYLVIFTAMASLALFFYQCIRNINKFDTIDLTSYIRASDCFFNGGNPYVAESRRYIYPLFLLLIVWPFQLLMSGAALKGLSAAIWSLGLCLSFSFALTGCWKYLYGDRSHIEALKRHFLPLCLIVVMLHPSFQDEFLNGQVNLFVLGGTVAFFLLIDRNKMFWGALFLAAAASIKISPGLCLLLPLLMRQYRTVFYFFPLMALFTVVIPWLVNPHSLDYYRYFVSDVMPAITGSDFEGGFKSFSILSTLSYIFHIAWYPPLKIAVVCAIAAMLCAPIILYGRKKGTRENKWGRFVTFAAIVTVIPLTFPMSEAHHLLLLVVPYIAIVAHWQNVIESGKSLFHDSLALLFILCIVGLHIGHGLKDTPIRLFSLIGIYVGMILLLKGPACIVRGYRQRA
- the thyX gene encoding FAD-dependent thymidylate synthase, whose protein sequence is MPRVHTPEADALLDKEFNVLDHGFVRLVDYMGSDEAIVQAARVSYGAGTKKLQEDRGLIRYLMRHKHTTPFEMVEFKFHVKLPIFVARQWIRHRSANVNEYSGRYSVMKEEFYRPKAEDIHFQSKTNKQGRSSDAVPDEVKAELRSYLAESQKQSYQKYLGYVEAGLARELARIALPLSLYTEWYWKIDLHNLFHFLRLRMDNHAQKEIQVYAEVMAGIVKSVTPIAFQAFEDYSLNAAMFSGPELAILKENLSSFDPDMAQLESAGLSKREASEFIEKLKRIK